Proteins from one Gammaproteobacteria bacterium genomic window:
- the mlaE gene encoding lipid asymmetry maintenance ABC transporter permease subunit MlaE — translation MSSLLTILGNFSAGAGRAVLFWFGILAAIPGALLRPRVIIRQFYDSAVLSQIIIVVSGSFIGMVLALQGYRTLVNFGAESSLGVFVALVIIRELGPVVTALLYAGRAGSSMAAEVGLMRATEQLSGMEMMAVDPMKRVIAPRYIAGVLAMPLLTAIFTVMAIGIAGGYAVGVVLLGVDDGSYWSQIQSSVDLRDIGDAALKALVFGLVVNWIALYQGYHAAPNSEGVSRATTTTVVYSSLAILGLDFVLTAMLFQK, via the coding sequence ATGAGTTCGCTGCTCACGATACTCGGCAATTTCTCGGCCGGAGCCGGACGCGCCGTACTGTTCTGGTTCGGCATCCTGGCCGCGATACCCGGCGCCCTGCTGCGGCCGCGCGTGATCATCCGTCAGTTCTATGACAGCGCCGTACTGTCGCAGATCATCATCGTAGTATCCGGTTCGTTCATCGGCATGGTGCTCGCGCTGCAGGGATACCGCACGCTGGTCAACTTCGGCGCCGAATCTTCGTTGGGTGTCTTTGTGGCGCTGGTCATCATCCGCGAACTGGGGCCGGTGGTCACCGCCCTGCTGTACGCGGGCCGCGCCGGATCGTCGATGGCCGCCGAAGTCGGTCTGATGCGTGCAACCGAGCAGCTGTCCGGCATGGAAATGATGGCGGTGGATCCGATGAAACGCGTCATTGCGCCGCGCTATATCGCCGGCGTGCTGGCGATGCCGCTGCTGACCGCGATCTTCACGGTGATGGCGATCGGCATCGCCGGCGGCTACGCGGTCGGCGTGGTGCTGCTGGGCGTGGACGACGGCTCTTACTGGTCGCAGATCCAGTCGAGCGTCGACCTGCGCGACATCGGTGACGCCGCGCTCAAGGCCCTGGTGTTCGGTCTGGTGGTGAACTGGATCGCGCTGTATCAGGGGTATCACGCGGCACCGAATTCCGAAGGTGTTTCACGCGCAACGACGACAACGGTCGTGTATTCGTCGCTGGCCATCCTCGGCCTCGACTTCGTGCTCACCGCCATGCTGTTCCAGAAGTAG
- the mlaD gene encoding outer membrane lipid asymmetry maintenance protein MlaD, whose amino-acid sequence MQSRSLEILVGFFFALGVAAIFVLTFRVAGLQNVGGGPTYEVTAMFENIGGLKPGASVTMAGVKIGRVRNIAIDRTTFEARVKMDLAADYDNIPKDSNAKILTAGLLGEQYIGFEPGGALESLEQGDTITFTQSALVLENLIGQFLTSMTQKGSNESKE is encoded by the coding sequence ATGCAATCACGTTCACTTGAGATTCTGGTCGGATTCTTCTTCGCGCTCGGCGTCGCGGCGATCTTCGTGCTCACCTTCCGTGTCGCCGGGCTGCAGAACGTGGGCGGCGGGCCGACCTACGAGGTTACCGCCATGTTCGAGAATATCGGCGGGCTCAAGCCGGGCGCCTCGGTGACGATGGCCGGCGTCAAGATCGGGCGCGTACGCAACATCGCGATCGACCGCACCACCTTCGAGGCGCGCGTGAAGATGGACCTCGCCGCCGACTACGACAATATCCCCAAAGACTCCAACGCCAAGATTCTCACGGCGGGCCTGCTCGGCGAGCAGTACATCGGCTTCGAACCCGGTGGCGCGCTCGAATCTCTGGAGCAGGGTGACACCATCACCTTTACCCAAAGCGCCCTGGTATTGGAGAACCTCATCGGCCAGTTCCTCACGTCGATGACCCAAAAGGGTTCCAACGAATCCAAGGAGTAA
- a CDS encoding STAS domain-containing protein, which produces MVSVSPGRIEGELCFATADAVLRESAQLLKTGSIDLSGVTRADSAGVALLLELRRRHGAPLPLTQMPAQLGGLIEFFNLGAILMPPQPSGSAP; this is translated from the coding sequence ATGGTCAGCGTCAGTCCCGGCCGTATTGAGGGAGAACTCTGCTTCGCCACCGCAGACGCCGTCTTGCGTGAAAGTGCCCAACTGCTCAAGACCGGCAGCATCGACCTGTCCGGCGTCACCCGTGCGGACAGCGCGGGTGTGGCCCTGCTGCTGGAGCTGCGCCGCCGCCACGGCGCGCCACTGCCACTGACGCAGATGCCCGCGCAGCTCGGTGGCCTGATCGAGTTCTTCAATCTGGGGGCGATCCTGATGCCCCCGCAGCCCAGCGGAAGCGCACCATGA
- a CDS encoding DUF493 domain-containing protein codes for MADPAPPKLTYPCRFPIKAFLRPDSGAESRVRRVVQDAIGVPSQISRQLSGQGNYTCLTFDFVADSEDHVARVRAVLRAEPAVLMSL; via the coding sequence ATGGCCGACCCTGCCCCGCCGAAACTGACGTACCCCTGCCGCTTTCCGATCAAGGCGTTCCTGCGTCCCGATAGTGGCGCGGAAAGCCGTGTCCGGCGTGTGGTGCAGGACGCGATCGGCGTGCCCTCGCAAATCAGCCGCCAATTGTCCGGCCAGGGCAACTACACCTGCCTGACGTTCGACTTCGTCGCCGACAGTGAGGACCACGTGGCCCGCGTGCGTGCGGTTCTGCGCGCGGAACCGGCGGTATTGATGTCTCTGTGA
- a CDS encoding VacJ family lipoprotein codes for MRLLIAVLTTVTLGACAHAPAYDPQDPLEVVNRKVYKFNDVADRYVLRPVAKTYADITPQPVKTGVSNFFDNLTYPITIVNGVLQLKFKQAASDTGRFLLNSTVGILGLVDVAGQQGMERHDEDFGQTLGYWGVGEGWFLMLPLLGPSTNRDLIGRGGDYFSDPTYYVDEPQVEYPLIALRAVNSRAGLLGAPENFLNQQLDPYVAMRTAYLEQRWSLIHDGKPPPDDDFEDFGDE; via the coding sequence ATTCGACTCCTTATCGCGGTCCTGACGACGGTCACGCTGGGCGCTTGCGCACATGCGCCAGCTTACGATCCCCAGGATCCGCTGGAGGTGGTCAACCGCAAGGTCTACAAGTTCAACGACGTGGCTGACCGTTACGTATTGCGGCCGGTCGCCAAGACCTATGCCGACATCACGCCGCAACCGGTCAAGACCGGCGTCAGCAATTTCTTCGACAACCTCACCTACCCGATCACCATCGTCAACGGCGTGCTGCAGCTCAAGTTCAAGCAGGCCGCGTCCGACACCGGACGTTTCCTGCTCAACTCCACGGTCGGCATCCTCGGCCTCGTCGACGTCGCCGGCCAGCAAGGCATGGAACGCCACGACGAGGACTTCGGGCAGACCCTGGGTTACTGGGGCGTCGGGGAAGGCTGGTTCCTGATGCTCCCGCTACTCGGGCCCTCGACCAATCGCGACCTGATCGGCCGTGGCGGTGATTACTTCTCGGACCCGACCTACTATGTCGACGAGCCCCAGGTCGAATATCCGCTGATCGCACTACGCGCCGTGAACAGCCGCGCCGGTCTGCTCGGCGCACCGGAAAACTTCCTCAATCAGCAGCTGGACCCTTACGTTGCCATGCGCACGGCCTATCTGGAACAGCGCTGGAGCCTGATCCACGATGGCAAGCCACCTCCGGACGACGATTTCGAGGACTTCGGCGACGAGTGA
- the lipB gene encoding lipoyl(octanoyl) transferase LipB — protein sequence MRAFTESRQRGSRDEIWLLEHPRVFTLGQAGKPEHLLAPGDIPVVQSNRGGQVTYHGPGQLVAYVMLDLQGRGYGIRSLVTRIENALIACMADFGITASARRDAPGVYLDDGRKLASLGLRVSRGFCYHGLALNVAMNLEPFQRINPCGYAGLQVAQLSEIGGPKTVIDAEHSLIPHLRDFLYAPD from the coding sequence ATGCGCGCGTTCACCGAATCCCGCCAACGCGGCTCGCGTGACGAAATCTGGCTGCTTGAGCACCCGCGCGTGTTCACGCTCGGTCAGGCCGGCAAACCCGAGCACCTGCTGGCGCCCGGCGACATTCCGGTGGTGCAGAGCAATCGGGGGGGGCAGGTCACCTATCACGGCCCAGGGCAACTGGTGGCCTATGTGATGCTGGATCTGCAAGGCCGCGGCTACGGCATTCGCAGCCTGGTCACTCGCATAGAGAATGCACTGATCGCCTGCATGGCTGATTTCGGCATTACCGCAAGCGCGCGTCGGGATGCGCCCGGTGTCTATCTGGACGACGGTCGCAAACTGGCCTCGCTGGGTCTGCGCGTCAGTCGCGGCTTCTGCTATCACGGTCTGGCGCTCAACGTTGCGATGAACCTCGAACCGTTTCAGCGCATCAATCCCTGCGGCTATGCGGGTTTGCAGGTGGCACAGCTGTCGGAAATCGGCGGACCGAAGACGGTTATCGACGCGGAGCATTCGCTGATCCCCCATCTAAGGGATTTTCTGTACGCGCCTGATTGA
- a CDS encoding ATP-binding cassette domain-containing protein has protein sequence MTAHSADDALVRVRGLHFAYGSRLIYDGIDVDIPRGKVTAIMGPSGTGKTTLLRLIGGQWRPDAGTVEFDGVNVHKQSRGQLFEMRKRLGMLFQSGALLTDLTVFENVAFPLREHTDLPESMIRDLVLMKLEAVGLRGARDLAPDELSGGMARRVALARAIALDPAMVMYDEPFTGQDPISMGVLMRLVRTLNDALNLTSIVVSHDVNEVLSISDHVYVVSAGKVVASGSPDEVRNAGSEWVKQFVDGLPDGPVPFHYKAGDYAEELMGAAK, from the coding sequence ATGACAGCTCATTCAGCTGACGACGCCCTCGTGCGTGTGCGCGGCCTGCACTTCGCCTACGGTTCGCGTCTGATCTATGACGGAATCGATGTCGACATTCCGCGTGGCAAGGTCACCGCGATCATGGGGCCATCCGGCACTGGCAAGACCACCTTGCTGCGCCTGATCGGCGGCCAGTGGCGTCCGGACGCCGGCACCGTGGAGTTCGATGGCGTGAATGTCCACAAGCAGTCGCGCGGCCAGTTGTTCGAGATGCGCAAACGCCTCGGCATGCTGTTTCAGTCCGGCGCCCTGCTGACCGACCTGACGGTGTTCGAGAACGTCGCCTTTCCGCTGCGAGAGCACACCGATCTGCCGGAATCGATGATCCGCGATCTGGTGCTGATGAAGCTGGAGGCCGTAGGTCTGCGTGGCGCGCGCGATCTCGCCCCGGACGAGCTCTCGGGCGGCATGGCACGACGCGTCGCGCTGGCGCGGGCAATCGCGCTCGACCCCGCCATGGTCATGTATGACGAACCCTTCACCGGCCAGGACCCGATTTCCATGGGCGTGCTGATGCGGCTTGTGCGGACGCTCAACGACGCCCTGAACCTGACTTCGATCGTGGTCTCGCATGACGTCAACGAGGTATTGTCGATCAGCGACCACGTCTACGTGGTTTCCGCCGGCAAGGTCGTCGCCAGCGGCTCACCGGATGAGGTCCGCAATGCGGGCTCCGAATGGGTCAAGCAGTTCGTGGACGGCCTGCCGGACGGCCCGGTCCCGTTCCACTACAAGGCCGGCGACTACGCCGAGGAACTGATGGGAGCGGCCAAATGA
- a CDS encoding ABC transporter substrate-binding protein: MNVLKSTIAAAGLLAIAGLAHAQSAKPDEVIRSATESAREQINENYETYKTDRHAFYTMIDETVVPRFDVKYISQLVLARNYRSATPEQRSRFTDAFQTMIVRSYADALLEYYDDVDIEWAPLRMAEDATDASVGAKIMRNSGQPIPIDFRVHKTDDGDWKIYDIAVENISVVSNFRAQFAQEVKKNGLDSLIAKLENLQIKAPTVEVDEPAQGS; encoded by the coding sequence ATGAACGTCCTGAAATCGACCATTGCCGCCGCGGGCCTGCTGGCCATCGCCGGGCTGGCACACGCACAGTCCGCCAAGCCGGACGAAGTCATCCGCTCCGCAACCGAAAGCGCGCGCGAGCAGATCAACGAAAACTACGAAACGTACAAGACCGATAGGCACGCCTTCTACACGATGATCGATGAGACCGTCGTGCCGCGCTTCGACGTGAAATACATCTCGCAGCTGGTACTGGCGCGCAACTATCGCAGCGCCACACCGGAACAGCGCAGCCGTTTCACCGATGCCTTCCAGACGATGATCGTGCGCTCCTACGCCGATGCCCTGCTCGAGTACTACGACGACGTGGACATCGAATGGGCGCCGCTGCGCATGGCCGAGGACGCCACCGATGCCTCCGTCGGGGCGAAAATCATGCGCAACAGCGGACAGCCGATTCCGATCGACTTCCGCGTCCACAAGACCGATGACGGAGACTGGAAGATCTACGACATCGCAGTGGAAAACATCAGCGTGGTCAGCAACTTCCGCGCCCAGTTCGCACAGGAAGTGAAGAAGAACGGCCTCGATTCGCTGATCGCGAAACTGGAAAACCTGCAGATCAAGGCGCCAACCGTCGAGGTCGATGAGCCCGCGCAGGGCTCCTAG